The following proteins come from a genomic window of Miscanthus floridulus cultivar M001 chromosome 2, ASM1932011v1, whole genome shotgun sequence:
- the LOC136539412 gene encoding cyclin-dependent protein kinase inhibitor SMR1-like has protein sequence MSASPEFYKPAPPAFSPCSSPLLLHGAGAGAAGAVAEESAAAATMWPQEEEDYRCRTPTSGESQVKPPGTCPPAPAPPALCRKRLFEVEVFSLRLERLFWRPHPAAQKPPPAQKKRRRVACPEPKPRKSS, from the coding sequence ATGTCTGCGTCGCCGGAGTTCTACAAGCCAGCGCCGCCGGCGTTCTCGCCGTGCAGCTCGCCGCTCCTCCTGCACGGGGCAGGGGCGGGAGCCGCAGGAGCGGTAGCGGAGgagagcgccgccgccgcgaccaTGTGgccgcaggaggaggaggactaccGGTGCCGGACGCCGACGAGCGGGGAGAGCCAGGTGAAGCCGCCGGGGACGTGCCCGCCGGCGCCCGCGCCCCCCGCGCTGTGCCGGAAGCGCCTGTTCGAGGTGGAGGTGTTCAGCCTGCGGCTGGAGCGCCTCTTCTGGCGCCCGCACCCCGCGGCGCAAAAGCCGCCGCCCGCCCAGAAGAAGCGCCGGAGGGTGGCCTGCCCGGAGCCCAAGCCCAGGAAGAGCAGCTAG